A stretch of DNA from Rathayibacter sp. VKM Ac-2762:
ACCGTCACTCCCGGCCGGGCGCCCGCCGTCACCGTGCTGCACGGCCACTACCGCGACCAGTTCGCCCAGCACCCGCTGCCCGAGCGCGAGCACGGCCGCGTCCTCTACTTCGGCATCATCCGCCCGTACAAGGGCGTCGTCGAGCTGATGGACGTGTTCCGCGGCGTGGAGAACGACTCCCTCTCCCTGCACGTGGTCGGCAGCCCCAGCACGGGCCAGCGCGAGCTGGTCGAGGAGCGGGCCGCCCGCGACACCCGGGTGCGCACCACGCTCCGCCGGGTCGACGACGCCGAGATGGTCGACGAGATCGGCCGGGCCGAGCTGATCGTCCTGCCCTACCGCGAGATGCACAACTCCGGCTCGATCCTGGTCGCCCTCTCGCTCGGCCGGCCGATCCTGGTGCCGCGCACGCCCACCAACACGGCCCTGGCCGAGGAGGTCGGCAGCGACTGGGTGATCGAGTACGACGGCGATCTCACGCCCGAGCTGATCACCTCCGCCCTCGAGCGCACGCGCACCCGTCCGCCGGAGGGGCTCCCCGCTCTCTCCGGTCGCGACTGGGACGTGCTCGGACTCCAGCTCAAGAAGGCCTACGAGGGCGCGATCGCCACCAAGAAGGGCTCGACCCGATGACCGGGACCACGCAGAAGCCGTCTCCGAGCCTCGGCCGCTCCGCGAGCCGCGGCGCCGCCGTCACGATCGGCGGGCAGGCGATCCGCATCGCCGTCCAGCTGGGCAGCATCGTCGTCCTCGCGCGCCTGCTCGCGCCGGCCGACTACGGCCTGCTCGCGATGGTCACGGCGATCATCGGCATCGGCGAGATCTTCCGCGACTTCGGCCTCTCCTCCGCCGCCATCCAGGCGAAGGAGATCACGCCGGGCCAGAAGAGCAACCTGTTCTGGATGAACGCGGGCATCGGCCTCACCCTCACCCTGCTGGTCATCGCGGCCTCGTGGCCGATCGCCGCCCTCTACGGCGACGACCGGCTCCAGCTGCTGACCGTCGTGCTCTCCTCGACGTTCCTCCTCAACGGGATCTCGACGCAGTTCCGCGCCGACCTCGCCCGGCACCTCCGCTTCGTGAAGCTCACCCTGGTCGACATCGTCGGCCAGGTGCTGGGCCTCGTGGTCGGCGTGCTGATGGCGCTCGGCGGCGCCGGCTACTGGGCGCTGGCCGCGAGCCAGGTCGTGCAGCCGCTCATCGGCGTGCTGATGCTGGTCTTCATCACGGGCTGGCGTCCCGGCCGCTACCGCCGCGGCGAGGCGATGGGCCACTTCCTCCGCTACGGAGGCGGCGTCTTCGCGACCCAGGCGCTGACCTACGCGAGCAAGAACGTCGACTCCGTCATCATCGGCGCGCGCTTCGGCCCGGTCGACCTGGGCCTCTACAACCGCGCGTTCCAGCTGATGATGCTGCCGCTGCAGCAGCTGAACGCCCCGGCGCAGCGCGTCGCCCTGCCCGTGCTCTCCAAGCTGCAGGACGAGCGCGAGCGGTTCCGCACGTTCATCCTCTTCGGCCAGTCGGCGATGCTGACGGTGATGGGCCTCGTGCTCGCCGTCCTCGGCTCCCAGTCCGACTCGGTCATCCGGATCCTGCTGGGGGAGCGCTGGCTCGCCTCGGTCCCGATCTTCCAGATCCTGCTCGTGGCCGGGTTCTTCCAGGCCACGGCCTACTGCTCCTGGTGGGTGTTCCTCTCCAAGGGCCTCGTGCGCCAGAGCGTCTGGTACAGCCTGGCGACCCGCCCGCTGATGGTCGTCCTGATCCTGCTCGGCTCCAACTGGGGAGTGACGGGCGTCGCGGTCGCGTACGCCGGCTCGCTCGCCCTCACCTGGCCGATCGCGCTGATCTGGATCGGCCGCACCTCCGACGCCCCCGCCCGCGAGATGTTCACCAACGGCCTCCGCAGCGGCATCGCGTTCGGCTCGATCACGGTCGGCTCCTCCTTCTCCACCGTCTGGATCGCCGCCGACCAGCCCGTCCTCCGCCTCCTCGTGGGCGGTGCCGCCGTCCTGGTCGGAGTCGGGCTCTGGATGCTGATCCTCCCCGCGTTCCGCCGCCAGATCCTCGGCCTCGCCGACCTGCGCCGCCACTTCCGCCGCAGCCGCCCGGCCGCCGCTCCCGCCCCGGCCACGGTCGACGCCACCAGCCCCACCGGTGACAGCGCGCTGGTCGACGGAGCCGTCACGGCCGGCACCCCCGACTCCGAGCGGCCTCCCGCCGCCGTTCCCCCCACCGAAAGAGATCGATGAAACTCAAGCTCGGCGTCGTCAAGTCCTGGAAGAAGGACTTCGTCACGACGACCCGCCTGCCCGCCCGCCGCGACGCGGCGGTGCTCCGCGCCGCCCTCGCGGACCTCCGACCCGAGCCCGAGTCGCACCTCGTGATCGCCGCTCCCGGCAGCGGCAACATCGGCGACCAGGCGATGCTGGAGGCGTTCCTCGAGAACACCACCGGTCCTGTCGTGGTCGTCCAGCGCTACGCCGGCGACGTCGTGATCCCCGAGGAGCAGGCCGACCGGGTCGAGGTCGTCGAGCTCCCGCACCTGGTCTACGGAGTGGGCGACGCGCACGCCGCCGACCTCCGCGCCTACGCCGCGCTGATCCGCCGCGCCCGCTCGGTCTCGGTCGTCGGTGCCGACATGATGGACGGCAAGTACAGCCTCCGCGGCTCGGTCCGCCGCTCCCTGCTCGCGCAGGCGGCCGCCGAGGCAGGGGTGCCCACGCGCATCCTCGGCTTCTCCTGGAACGCGGCGGCCCGCCTCGCCGCCCGCCGCTCCCTGATCGCCGCCTCCCGCGCCGGCGTCGTCCCGATGCTCCGCGACCCGCTCTCGGCGGAGCGCGCCCGGAGCATCGGCGTGCAGCGCGTCGAGGAGGTCACGGACATCGTCTTCTCGGCGCGCACCCGCGACCGCAGCTTCCGCGAGGGGCTGGGGCTGCCCGAGGGCGTCCCCTTCGCGCTCGTGAACGCGAGCGCCCTCGTCGCCGGCATGGTCGACCAGGTGCCGGAGTACGAGCGCATCGTCGACCGCCTCCGCGCCGCCGGCGTGCACGTCGTGCTCCTCCCGCACGTCTCCCGCCCCATCGGCGACGACAAGGTGGCCGTCCGCGCGGTCGCCGAGCGCGTGGGATCCGAGGGCGTCACCGTCGTCGACCGCGTGCTCATGCCCGCCGAGATCCGCGGCCTCGCCGAGGACGCCCTGCTGACCGTCACCGGCCGCATGCACCTCGCGATCATGTCGCTCTCGCTCGGCGTCCCCGCGATCACCCTCGCCACCCAGGGCAAGGTCGAGGGCATCATGCGCCTCATCGGCCTGCCGCAGCTGTGCGTCGAGCCGGTCCCCGGCTTCGCCGACCGCGTCCTCCCGGTGATCGACCGCATCCTCGCGGAACCGGGCGACGGCGGCGTGCGCGCCACCATCGACGCGGCCATGCCCGAGGTGCGCCGCCTCTCGGCGCTCAACACCCGCGGCCTCGGCGCGGAGGTCGTGCGATGAGCGCGGCGCAGGAGAAGGGACCGCGCATGCGGATCATGTTCGTCGTCACGTCGCTGCACGGCGGCGGGGCCGAGTTCGTCGCCCGCACCTGGATGGGCTGGCTCCTCGAGCAGGGCCACCACGTCGACGTCGTCACCACCTCGGTGAAGGGCACCGACGAGTACCTCCCCGAGGGCGCGGTGCTGCACCGCATCGGCGAGGGCAAGGGCCACGTCGGCAAGGCGCGGATGCTCAAGGAGCTGTTCCGCCGCCGCACCCCCGACGTCGCGGTCGCCCTGCAGGGCTACCCGAACATCGTGCTCCTGGCCTCGGCCGAGATGACCGCGAAGGCGGACCGCCCGAAGACCATCGTGAGCGAGCGCAACCTCGTCTCGCTCGGCATCCCGGGCTTCTCGAGGACCCAGAAGGTGCAGCTCGGGCTCGCCAAGACGCTCTACCGCCGCGCCGACCACGTCATCGCGATCTCGCATCCCGTCGCGGGCGAGCTCGTCGCCGGCTTCGGCGTCTCGGGCGAGCGCTGCACCGTCGTGCCGAACCCGGCGACCGCCAAGGTCGACCGCTCCCGCCAGGTCTCGCGCACCCCCGGCACCGCGGCGGGCCTGCAGATCGTGCTGCCCTGCCGCCTCGTCGTCCAGAAGCGCCCCGAGCTCGCGATCCTCGCGGCCGAGGAGCTGGAGCGCCGCGGCATCCCCGCGAAGGTCGTCTCCTTCGGCGGCGGCCCGCTGCTCGGCAGCATGAAGGCGGAGGCGACCGCGCGCGGCGTGGACTTCCAGGACATGGGCTGGGTCGAGGACTGGTTCCACCACTTCGACGAGAACGCCGTCGTGCTGCTCCCGTCGCTGCGCGAGGGCTTCGGCAACGTGCTGGTCGAGGCGGCCGCCGCCGGCGTCCCCTCGGTCGCCGTGTCCGGGGCGCTCGGAGTCGCGGACGCGATCGTCCCCGGCCTGACCGGCGAGCTCGCGCTCACCCCCTCCGCCTCCGACCTCGCCGACGCGCTGATCCGCGCGAGCGAGCTCGAGATCACCGGCATCGACCGCTGGCTCGACCGCTTCTCGCTGGAGTCCAGCGGCCGCGACCTCGAGACGGTGCTCCGCCGGGTCGTGGGGCAGAAGTGACCCTCGTCTCGGTGGTGGTCCCGGCGCACCAGGAGGAGGCGCACCTCGCCTCCGCCCTGGAGCGCCTGCTGCGGCAGACCCACGCCGAGCTCGAGATCCTCGTGGTCGACGACGCCTCGACCGACGGGACCGAGGCGATCGGCCGCGCGTTCGCCGAGGAGCACGAGCGGATCCGCTACCTGCGCCAGGACGAGAACCAGGGCGTCGCCGCCGCTCGCGAGCGCGCCGTCGGCGAGGCCGCCGGCGAGTGGGTCTGGCTGGTCGACGCCGACGACGAGTGGCCGGAGACCGCGGTCGAGGCCATGCTCTCGGCGGGGGAGGCGGGCCGCGCCGACGTGGTGGTCGCCCAGGCGGTCACGGTCGACGCCACCGGATCCACGCCCGTCGGCTCCCTGCGCGGCCCGCTCGCGCTCTCGGGCCGGGGCGCCTTCACCGCGCTCCTGGTCGGGGAGCTGACCGGGCACCTCTGGAACAAGCTGTTCCGCCGCGAGCTGTTCGACGGCATCGAGTTCACGCGGATCCGCCAGCACTCGGACCAGGCGCAGGTCGCGCAGCTGCTCGCCGCGGCCGACGAGGTCGTCGTCGTCCCCGACTCCGTCTACGAGTACCGCCTCCGCTCCGGCTCGATCATCCGCTCGGGCGCGAAGCGCGCCGACTCGCTCGCCGGGCTCGCCGCCGTGATCGAGCGGACGGCCCGCGGGCTCGACCCGCGCATCCTCGACTCGCAGGACTACTCCTACTACCGCGCGCGCTTCTCCCTGCTCTCCCGCTTCAAGGACGCCACCTCGGGCGCGCACAGTCCCGAGGAGGCGGACCGGCTCTGGCGGGCCGCGCACGACGAGGCGGGACTCCGGCACCTGGTCGCGCTCGTGCGCCGGCGCGACCTCAAGCGCTCCGTCCTCTTCGGGCTCGCCGCCGCGGCGCCCGCGCTCTACCGAGCGGCGATGAGCGCCGGGAACGGACGCCGGTGACCGTCGTCTCCCCGGTGCGCGGAGAGGCCGGAGTGCGCTTCCCGGCAATCGAGTCCTCGTCACTATTCCGTCGAATGTGCGGCGCGGACGATACACCCTTAGTCTTGATCCTCGGTCGCATTCTGCGACCGAGCCTGCGTCCTTCTCTGAGCCTTGTTCACCTCGGATGGAATTCACGAGCGGTACGACCGGGCACAAGGGGGAGAGAATGAAGCTGCTGAAGCCTGCGGGCGGGGCCCGACGCGAATGGGTGGATTTCGCCAAGGGTGCCGCCATCCTGATGGTCGTGTACTACCACACGTCGTTGTACCTCGGCGACATCGGGGTCGAGAACACTCTCGGCCGCATCAAGGTCGTGTTCGAGCTGTTCCCGATGCCCCTCTTCTTCCTGGTGTCCGGTCTCTTCGGCTCGCGCATCCGCACCTGGAGCTTCGGCGACCTCTGGCGCCGCAGGCTGTACCCGCTGCTCTGGCTCTACGTGGTCTGGTCCGTGATCCGCATGGCCTTCTACCTGGTCGTGCCGCTCGCGAACGGCGGACTCGGCGAGCTCCCCGCGACCGACCCGCTCAACCTGCTCCTGCTGTTCTTCTGGCCCAGCAGCAGCTACTGGTTCATCTACGGCCTCGTCCTCTTCACGCTCGGCGCGTGGCTCCTGCGCAAGGTCGACCACCGCGTGCAGGTCGCCCTCGCCGCGGTGATGGGGACGATGTTCACCACCGGTCTCCTCAACACGACCAACGTGGGCTGGAACCGCATCGGCGCCCTGTTCGTCTTCTTCCTGGTGGGCACGCTCTACTCGAAGAGGATCATCGACTTCGTCGAGCAGAAGGGGAGCCGCGCGTTCCTCTACGTCACTCCGGTCTTCGTCGTGCTGAGCGCGGTGCTCTTCCTCTTCCCGATCCGCTGGGTGCCGTTCCTCGCCCTCGCCGGCCAGATGGCCGCCGTCGCGATGGGCATCCTCGTGTCGCGGGCCCTCTCACGAGTGCGATTCCTGAACTTCTTCACGATCTGCGGCGAGCGCAGCCTGCACATCTACCTGCTGCACCTCTACTTCATCGTGATCGCCATCACGATCCTGCGGGTGATCCTCCCCGAGGACCGCTCCGAGATCGGCGGCTTCGAGGTGCCGCTGCTGCTGGTCGTGATGGTGCTCGCGGTCGTCCTCTCGCTCTTCGTGACCCGCTACCTCTCGAAGGTCAAGTGGATCTACGTCCCCCCGGCCGCCCTCGGCGGCCCCGGCAAGCGGCGCAAGCCCGTGCCCGTCCCTGCGCGCGGCCCCGGAGTCGTCTCCGATCCCGCCGCGGTCCCGGCCGATGAGCCCGGCACCTCCCCCAGTCACGAGAAGAAGAGAGCGGAGTCCCACGAGTGAAGACGACACGAGCACGCAGAGCCGGAGTCCTGGCGGCCGTCGTGGCCGTCGCCCTCGGGCTGGCCGGCTGCTCCTCGCAGCCCGAGCCCGTCCGCACGCCCGACGGCTTCACGACGGAGAAGGCGATCGAGTACCGCTCGGTCGACGGCGTCTCGCTGAAGGCCGACGCCTGCCTCCCCACCGCGGGCGGCACCGACCGCCCCGCGCTGCTGATGCTGCACGGCGGAGGGTTCGTCGACGGCGCCCGCGACGAGGGCGGGATGACCGAGCTCTGCGAGTACTACGCCGAGCGCGGCTTCGTCTCGGTCTCCGTCGACTACCGCCTCCTCCAGGACAGCCGGTACCCCGGCCAGATCGAGGACGCGCAGGCCGCCGTGGAGTGGCTGCGCGAGCCCGCGCAGGTCACGCGCTTCGGCCTCGACCCCGCCCGCATCGGCGTGATGGGCAGCTCCGCCGGAGCGATCATCGGAGCGACCATGGGCACGCTCGGCGAGGGCTCCCTCACCGAGGGCTCGCGGGTCAAGACGGTCGTCGCCTTCTCGGCGGTCGCGGACATGACCGAGACCGGGATGTCGCTGGGCACGCCGGTGCCCGAGGCGAAGGAGCAGATCCTCTCCTACCTGGACTGCGACGAGATCGACTCGACGACCTGCCCGCAGAGCATCCCCGCGTCGCCGATCACCTCGGTCGACTCCACGGACGCCCCGCAGATCTGGCTGACCTCCGAGGACGAGCTCGTCCCGGTCGAGCAGGCCGACGCGATGCAGGTCGCCCTGCAGGACGCCGGAGTGGCGTCCGAGGTCGGCGTGGACGGCTCCGGCCACCACGGGCTCCAGAACAACACCCCGAACAACAAGAAGGCGATCCTCGCCTTCCTGCAGGCCCACCTCTGATCCACCGCTCCCGCGCGAAACCTCGCGGCCGGGTCCGCGCAACGCGGACGACACATCACGACGCTACAGTCAGACCCCCTGCACTCCGGTGCAGTCGACGAAAGGGACACCACACACCATGACCTTGAACGGACTGTTCGCCGGCATCGGCCGGAGGTGGGTCTACATCGTCGCCTTCGCTCTGCTCGGCGCCGTGGCGGCCCTGGTACTCAACGCCGTCCTCCTCCCGCAGTACAAGGCGGACGCACGCGTGTACGTCGCGGTCTCCTCGTCCGGAGTCCTCTCGACCGCGGACCGGGTCGCGGCCAACAGCGCCGCCTCCCAGGCCACGGTCACCTCCGTCGCCCTCGGCACCTCGGACACCGTCCTGCAGGGCGTCATCGACGGCCTCGGCATCGACGAGCCCATCGAGGACTTCGCCAAGCGCGTGACCGTCCTCGCCGAGCCGGAGTCCGTGGTCATCACGATCTCGGCCACCGACCCCTCGCCCGAGCAGGCCGCGGTCATCGCCAACGCGGTCGCCGCCCAGCTCGACGCGGCCGTGAAGGGCGCCGATCCGGCGACCACCACGAACGGCGTCGCCGTCCCGCAGATCCAGCTCCA
This window harbors:
- a CDS encoding glycosyltransferase, with amino-acid sequence MSRRSRRNDSSPAALVVQQSLAPPDSTTQYVDSIVDGLAPGVELLFFSWRSALLADYDVLHVHWPELMIRGRSPLHRFLRRRALDVLLVRLALQRIPLVRTVHNLHPHELGPAAERRSLARIDRATDLFVRLNPTTVTPGRAPAVTVLHGHYRDQFAQHPLPEREHGRVLYFGIIRPYKGVVELMDVFRGVENDSLSLHVVGSPSTGQRELVEERAARDTRVRTTLRRVDDAEMVDEIGRAELIVLPYREMHNSGSILVALSLGRPILVPRTPTNTALAEEVGSDWVIEYDGDLTPELITSALERTRTRPPEGLPALSGRDWDVLGLQLKKAYEGAIATKKGSTR
- a CDS encoding lipopolysaccharide biosynthesis protein is translated as MTGTTQKPSPSLGRSASRGAAVTIGGQAIRIAVQLGSIVVLARLLAPADYGLLAMVTAIIGIGEIFRDFGLSSAAIQAKEITPGQKSNLFWMNAGIGLTLTLLVIAASWPIAALYGDDRLQLLTVVLSSTFLLNGISTQFRADLARHLRFVKLTLVDIVGQVLGLVVGVLMALGGAGYWALAASQVVQPLIGVLMLVFITGWRPGRYRRGEAMGHFLRYGGGVFATQALTYASKNVDSVIIGARFGPVDLGLYNRAFQLMMLPLQQLNAPAQRVALPVLSKLQDERERFRTFILFGQSAMLTVMGLVLAVLGSQSDSVIRILLGERWLASVPIFQILLVAGFFQATAYCSWWVFLSKGLVRQSVWYSLATRPLMVVLILLGSNWGVTGVAVAYAGSLALTWPIALIWIGRTSDAPAREMFTNGLRSGIAFGSITVGSSFSTVWIAADQPVLRLLVGGAAVLVGVGLWMLILPAFRRQILGLADLRRHFRRSRPAAAPAPATVDATSPTGDSALVDGAVTAGTPDSERPPAAVPPTERDR
- a CDS encoding polysaccharide pyruvyl transferase family protein, whose amino-acid sequence is MKLKLGVVKSWKKDFVTTTRLPARRDAAVLRAALADLRPEPESHLVIAAPGSGNIGDQAMLEAFLENTTGPVVVVQRYAGDVVIPEEQADRVEVVELPHLVYGVGDAHAADLRAYAALIRRARSVSVVGADMMDGKYSLRGSVRRSLLAQAAAEAGVPTRILGFSWNAAARLAARRSLIAASRAGVVPMLRDPLSAERARSIGVQRVEEVTDIVFSARTRDRSFREGLGLPEGVPFALVNASALVAGMVDQVPEYERIVDRLRAAGVHVVLLPHVSRPIGDDKVAVRAVAERVGSEGVTVVDRVLMPAEIRGLAEDALLTVTGRMHLAIMSLSLGVPAITLATQGKVEGIMRLIGLPQLCVEPVPGFADRVLPVIDRILAEPGDGGVRATIDAAMPEVRRLSALNTRGLGAEVVR
- a CDS encoding glycosyltransferase — protein: MSAAQEKGPRMRIMFVVTSLHGGGAEFVARTWMGWLLEQGHHVDVVTTSVKGTDEYLPEGAVLHRIGEGKGHVGKARMLKELFRRRTPDVAVALQGYPNIVLLASAEMTAKADRPKTIVSERNLVSLGIPGFSRTQKVQLGLAKTLYRRADHVIAISHPVAGELVAGFGVSGERCTVVPNPATAKVDRSRQVSRTPGTAAGLQIVLPCRLVVQKRPELAILAAEELERRGIPAKVVSFGGGPLLGSMKAEATARGVDFQDMGWVEDWFHHFDENAVVLLPSLREGFGNVLVEAAAAGVPSVAVSGALGVADAIVPGLTGELALTPSASDLADALIRASELEITGIDRWLDRFSLESSGRDLETVLRRVVGQK
- a CDS encoding glycosyltransferase family 2 protein, translating into MTLVSVVVPAHQEEAHLASALERLLRQTHAELEILVVDDASTDGTEAIGRAFAEEHERIRYLRQDENQGVAAARERAVGEAAGEWVWLVDADDEWPETAVEAMLSAGEAGRADVVVAQAVTVDATGSTPVGSLRGPLALSGRGAFTALLVGELTGHLWNKLFRRELFDGIEFTRIRQHSDQAQVAQLLAAADEVVVVPDSVYEYRLRSGSIIRSGAKRADSLAGLAAVIERTARGLDPRILDSQDYSYYRARFSLLSRFKDATSGAHSPEEADRLWRAAHDEAGLRHLVALVRRRDLKRSVLFGLAAAAPALYRAAMSAGNGRR
- a CDS encoding acyltransferase family protein, coding for MKLLKPAGGARREWVDFAKGAAILMVVYYHTSLYLGDIGVENTLGRIKVVFELFPMPLFFLVSGLFGSRIRTWSFGDLWRRRLYPLLWLYVVWSVIRMAFYLVVPLANGGLGELPATDPLNLLLLFFWPSSSYWFIYGLVLFTLGAWLLRKVDHRVQVALAAVMGTMFTTGLLNTTNVGWNRIGALFVFFLVGTLYSKRIIDFVEQKGSRAFLYVTPVFVVLSAVLFLFPIRWVPFLALAGQMAAVAMGILVSRALSRVRFLNFFTICGERSLHIYLLHLYFIVIAITILRVILPEDRSEIGGFEVPLLLVVMVLAVVLSLFVTRYLSKVKWIYVPPAALGGPGKRRKPVPVPARGPGVVSDPAAVPADEPGTSPSHEKKRAESHE
- a CDS encoding alpha/beta hydrolase, whose translation is MKTTRARRAGVLAAVVAVALGLAGCSSQPEPVRTPDGFTTEKAIEYRSVDGVSLKADACLPTAGGTDRPALLMLHGGGFVDGARDEGGMTELCEYYAERGFVSVSVDYRLLQDSRYPGQIEDAQAAVEWLREPAQVTRFGLDPARIGVMGSSAGAIIGATMGTLGEGSLTEGSRVKTVVAFSAVADMTETGMSLGTPVPEAKEQILSYLDCDEIDSTTCPQSIPASPITSVDSTDAPQIWLTSEDELVPVEQADAMQVALQDAGVASEVGVDGSGHHGLQNNTPNNKKAILAFLQAHL